Proteins encoded by one window of Streptacidiphilus sp. PB12-B1b:
- a CDS encoding folylpolyglutamate synthase/dihydrofolate synthase family protein codes for MSDTSRTSPQPADADSPAARLQEVTAELTARWPETRMEPSLDRIAALMDILGEPQRSFPSIHITGTNGKTSTARMIEQLLRHFELRTGRYTSPHVELVTERISLDGEPISAERFVETWEDIKPYVAMVDAAQPFPMSFFEIVTAMAYAAFADAPVDVAVVEVGLGGRWDATNVIDAPVSVIAPISLDHTHLLGDTTGKIAEEKSGIVKKGGLAVVAQQPLDAAETILRRAVEVDAVVAREGMEFGVVHRDIALGGQLLSLRGISGHEYTDVFVPLHGAHQAQNAALALAAVEGFFGVGTAREQPLDVDKVRAAFAGVSSPGRLEVVRSSPTIVLDAAHNPAGALATAEAISESFGFTRLIGVVSTSGDKDSAGLLEALEPVLTEVVVTQNSTQRAASVDALAETAVEIFGADRVQVETRLDDAIEAAVTLAEEVGELGGSGVLITGSIITVGEARILLGPR; via the coding sequence GTGAGCGACACTTCCCGCACCAGCCCGCAGCCAGCCGACGCCGACAGCCCCGCAGCCCGGCTGCAGGAGGTGACCGCCGAGCTGACCGCGCGCTGGCCGGAGACCCGGATGGAGCCCTCGCTCGACCGGATCGCCGCGCTCATGGACATCCTGGGCGAGCCGCAGCGCTCCTTCCCGTCGATCCACATCACCGGGACCAACGGCAAGACAAGCACCGCCCGCATGATCGAGCAGCTGCTGCGCCACTTCGAGCTGCGCACCGGCCGCTACACCAGCCCGCACGTCGAGCTGGTGACCGAGCGGATCAGCCTGGACGGCGAGCCGATCAGCGCCGAGCGCTTCGTCGAGACCTGGGAGGACATCAAGCCGTACGTCGCCATGGTCGACGCCGCGCAGCCGTTCCCGATGTCCTTCTTCGAGATCGTCACCGCCATGGCCTACGCCGCCTTCGCGGACGCCCCGGTCGACGTGGCCGTGGTCGAGGTCGGCCTCGGCGGCCGCTGGGACGCCACCAACGTCATCGACGCCCCGGTCTCGGTGATCGCCCCCATCTCGCTGGACCACACCCACCTGCTCGGCGACACCACCGGCAAGATCGCCGAGGAGAAGTCCGGGATCGTCAAGAAGGGCGGCCTCGCCGTCGTCGCCCAGCAGCCGCTGGACGCCGCCGAGACGATCCTGCGCCGGGCGGTGGAGGTCGACGCCGTGGTCGCCCGCGAGGGCATGGAGTTCGGTGTGGTGCACCGGGACATCGCGCTCGGCGGGCAGCTGCTCAGCCTGCGCGGGATCTCCGGCCACGAGTACACCGACGTCTTTGTGCCGCTGCACGGCGCGCACCAGGCGCAGAACGCCGCGCTGGCGCTGGCCGCGGTCGAGGGCTTCTTCGGCGTCGGCACCGCCCGGGAGCAGCCGCTGGACGTCGACAAGGTGCGCGCGGCCTTCGCCGGGGTCAGCTCCCCGGGCCGGCTGGAGGTGGTGCGCTCCAGCCCGACCATCGTCCTGGACGCCGCGCACAACCCGGCCGGGGCGCTGGCCACGGCCGAGGCGATCAGCGAGTCCTTCGGCTTCACCCGGCTCATCGGCGTGGTCAGCACCAGCGGCGACAAGGACTCCGCCGGGCTGCTGGAGGCCCTGGAGCCGGTCCTGACCGAGGTCGTCGTCACGCAGAACTCGACCCAGCGGGCGGCCTCCGTCGACGCGCTGGCCGAGACCGCGGTGGAGATCTTCGGCGCGGACCGGGTGCAGGTGGAGACCCGGCTGGACGACGCCATCGAGGCCGCCGTGACGCTGGCCGAGGAGGTCGGCGAGCTGGGCGGCTCCGGCGTGCTGATCACCGGCTCCATCATCACCGTGGGCGAGGCCCGCATCCTGCTCGGCCCGCGCTGA
- a CDS encoding DUF4233 domain-containing protein — translation MRTLCSSTLIAEAMVVGFAALVAMHLSSVSHGTLWAVCGAAMALCVLLCGVLGRPGAVAIGWALQAALIASGVVVGMMYGLGVIFAALWWASVHYGRKVDAIKAARAAAAEDAEDAPGSPASGTPATA, via the coding sequence GTGCGTACCCTCTGCTCGTCCACCCTGATCGCCGAGGCGATGGTGGTCGGTTTCGCCGCCCTCGTGGCGATGCACCTGTCCTCCGTCTCGCACGGCACGCTGTGGGCGGTCTGCGGCGCGGCCATGGCACTGTGCGTGCTGCTCTGCGGGGTGCTGGGACGCCCGGGCGCGGTGGCGATCGGCTGGGCGCTGCAGGCGGCGCTGATCGCCAGCGGGGTGGTGGTCGGGATGATGTACGGGCTGGGCGTGATCTTCGCGGCGCTGTGGTGGGCCTCGGTGCACTACGGCCGCAAGGTGGACGCCATCAAGGCGGCCCGCGCCGCCGCGGCCGAGGACGCCGAGGACGCCCCCGGCAGCCCCGCCTCCGGGACCCCCGCCACCGCCTGA
- the ndk gene encoding nucleoside-diphosphate kinase, with amino-acid sequence MPQRSLVLLKPDAVRRGLVGEIVSRIERKANWTLVALELRTLDQATLEQHYAEHVGKPFYEPLMEFMASGPSVALIVEGESVIEGIRALAGKTNPIEAGPGTIRGDYATITRENLIHASDSESSAEREIKIFFPAHA; translated from the coding sequence ATGCCGCAGCGCAGCCTCGTCCTTCTGAAGCCCGACGCCGTCCGCCGAGGGCTGGTCGGCGAGATCGTCAGCCGCATCGAACGCAAGGCGAACTGGACGCTGGTCGCGCTGGAGCTGCGGACCCTGGACCAGGCCACCCTGGAGCAGCACTACGCCGAGCACGTCGGCAAGCCGTTCTACGAGCCGCTGATGGAGTTCATGGCCTCGGGCCCGTCGGTGGCGCTGATCGTCGAGGGCGAGAGCGTGATCGAGGGCATCCGGGCGCTGGCCGGCAAGACCAACCCGATCGAGGCCGGCCCGGGCACGATCCGCGGCGACTACGCGACGATCACCCGGGAGAACCTGATCCACGCGTCCGACTCGGAGTCCTCCGCCGAGCGCGAGATCAAGATCTTCTTCCCCGCGCACGCCTGA
- a CDS encoding rod shape-determining protein, giving the protein MSFIGRDMAVDLGTANTLVYVRGRGIVLNEPSVVAVNTNTGGILAVGAEAKRMIGRTPGNIVAIRPLKDGVIADFEITERMLRYFILKIHRRRYMARPRVVVCVPSGITGVERRAVIEASRQAGARQVHIIEEPMAAAIGAGLPVHEPTGNMVVDIGGGTTEVAVISLGGIVTAQSIRTAGDELDNAIIQHIKKEYSLLLGERSAEQIKMGIGSAFTLTDDKEEHTEIRGRDLVSGLPKTVVISAAEVRQAIEEPVNAIVDAVKTTLDQCPPELAGDIMDRGIVLTGGGALLRGLDERLRRETGMPVHIAENPLDSVALGSGKCVEEFEALQQVLDSQPRR; this is encoded by the coding sequence ATGTCGTTCATCGGTCGTGACATGGCTGTCGACCTCGGCACCGCCAACACGCTCGTGTACGTCAGGGGCCGCGGGATCGTCCTCAACGAACCCTCCGTGGTCGCCGTCAACACCAACACCGGGGGCATCCTCGCGGTCGGCGCCGAGGCGAAGCGCATGATCGGGCGCACGCCCGGCAACATCGTCGCCATCCGCCCGCTCAAGGACGGCGTGATCGCCGACTTCGAGATCACCGAGCGGATGCTCCGCTACTTCATCCTCAAGATCCACCGGCGCCGCTACATGGCCCGCCCCCGCGTGGTCGTGTGCGTGCCCAGCGGCATCACCGGGGTCGAGCGGCGCGCCGTGATCGAGGCGTCCCGGCAGGCCGGGGCGCGCCAGGTGCACATCATCGAGGAGCCCATGGCCGCCGCCATCGGCGCCGGCCTGCCCGTCCACGAGCCCACCGGCAACATGGTGGTGGACATCGGCGGCGGCACCACCGAGGTCGCGGTGATCTCGCTCGGCGGCATCGTCACCGCCCAGTCCATCCGCACCGCCGGGGACGAGCTGGACAACGCCATCATCCAGCACATCAAGAAGGAGTACTCGCTGCTGCTCGGCGAGCGCTCGGCCGAGCAGATCAAGATGGGCATCGGCTCCGCCTTCACCCTGACGGACGACAAGGAGGAGCACACCGAGATCAGGGGCCGGGACCTGGTCAGCGGCCTGCCCAAGACCGTGGTGATCTCCGCCGCCGAGGTGCGCCAGGCCATCGAGGAGCCGGTCAACGCCATCGTGGACGCGGTCAAGACGACGCTGGACCAGTGCCCGCCGGAATTGGCGGGTGACATCATGGACCGCGGCATCGTTCTCACTGGGGGCGGTGCTCTCCTGCGCGGCCTGGACGAGCGGCTGCGCCGTGAGACCGGCATGCCGGTCCACATCGCGGAGAACCCGCTGGACTCGGTCGCCCTGGGCTCCGGCAAGTGCGTTGAGGAGTTCGAGGCGCTGCAGCAGGTGCTGGACTCCCAGCCGCGTCGCTGA
- the mreC gene encoding rod shape-determining protein MreC, with protein sequence MRDTRESRLLLVLLVAVAFALITVDIRGGADSPLSGARNAAAALLGPVENRVSGAVQPVADTVRTLRESGTSGDHIRALEQQNALLKQQVSSSDLAQSRTTELSRLLGEAGTGQYTIEAAQVVAIGAAQGFSWTVTIDVGSHQGIQRDMTVINGDGLVGRVTTVGPDTSTVLLATDPEFGVGTRLEGSGEIGFATGQGNGPLRVALLNPQAQVKAGDRMVTFGSQSERPFVPGVPVGTVTRVENTPGQLTRTVLVKPFVSFTTLDLVGVVVQPPATDPRYALLPTKTTAH encoded by the coding sequence GTGAGGGACACACGAGAAAGCCGCCTCCTGCTCGTCCTGCTGGTCGCCGTGGCCTTCGCGCTGATCACCGTGGACATCCGCGGCGGCGCGGACTCCCCGCTGAGCGGCGCGCGGAACGCCGCCGCCGCCCTTCTCGGGCCGGTCGAGAACCGGGTCTCCGGCGCCGTCCAGCCGGTCGCCGACACCGTGCGCACGCTGCGCGAGTCCGGCACCAGCGGCGACCACATCCGCGCCCTGGAACAGCAGAACGCCCTGCTCAAGCAGCAGGTGTCCAGCTCCGACCTGGCCCAGAGCCGCACCACCGAGCTGTCCCGGCTGCTCGGCGAGGCCGGCACCGGGCAGTACACCATCGAGGCCGCGCAGGTGGTGGCCATCGGCGCGGCCCAGGGCTTCTCCTGGACGGTCACCATCGACGTCGGCAGCCACCAGGGCATCCAGCGCGACATGACCGTCATCAACGGCGACGGCCTGGTCGGCCGGGTCACCACGGTCGGCCCGGACACCTCCACGGTGCTGCTGGCCACCGACCCGGAGTTCGGCGTCGGCACCCGGCTGGAGGGCAGCGGCGAGATCGGCTTCGCCACCGGCCAGGGCAACGGCCCGCTGCGGGTGGCCCTGCTCAACCCGCAGGCGCAGGTCAAGGCGGGGGACCGGATGGTGACCTTCGGCTCGCAGAGCGAACGCCCGTTCGTCCCCGGCGTGCCGGTCGGCACGGTCACCCGGGTCGAGAACACCCCCGGACAGCTCACCCGCACCGTGCTGGTCAAGCCCTTCGTCAGCTTCACCACGCTCGACCTGGTCGGCGTGGTCGTCCAGCCGCCCGCCACCGACCCGCGCTACGCGCTGCTGCCGACCAAGACCACCGCGCACTGA
- the mreD gene encoding rod shape-determining protein MreD, with protein MWLNRILLSTALIVVGLVVQVSVLARLGLPGAVPDLLMLEVIGLSLVYGPVGGSLVGFGTGLLVDIAPPSDHAVGRYALVLCLLGYAVGLLRSDGGYIRSVATPLLVVAAAAFSTTLLYALVGVLVGDAPARHVGLPGLLVTSVLYDVLLAPFVVPGVVALARRTVREPVGNGGTGLGGRRRLQRSSLDRRGSFFGGGGSRSGGEAGLGTVPGFGPGGERRWARKSTARL; from the coding sequence ATGTGGCTGAACCGCATCCTGCTCTCCACGGCCCTGATCGTGGTCGGGCTGGTCGTCCAGGTCAGCGTCCTGGCCCGGCTGGGCCTGCCCGGCGCGGTACCGGATCTGCTGATGCTCGAAGTGATAGGGCTCTCCCTGGTGTACGGGCCGGTCGGCGGCTCCCTGGTGGGCTTCGGCACCGGGCTGCTGGTCGACATCGCCCCGCCCTCCGACCACGCGGTGGGCCGCTACGCGCTGGTGCTGTGCCTGCTCGGGTACGCGGTGGGCCTGCTGCGCTCGGACGGCGGGTACATCCGCTCGGTGGCGACCCCGCTGCTGGTGGTCGCCGCGGCGGCGTTCTCCACGACGCTGCTGTACGCGCTGGTGGGCGTGCTGGTCGGCGACGCCCCGGCGCGCCATGTCGGCCTGCCCGGCCTGCTGGTCACCTCGGTGCTGTACGACGTGCTGCTGGCGCCGTTCGTCGTCCCCGGCGTGGTCGCGCTGGCCCGACGGACCGTCAGGGAGCCGGTCGGCAACGGCGGCACCGGCCTGGGCGGGCGGCGCAGGCTGCAGCGGTCCTCGCTGGACCGCCGCGGCTCCTTCTTCGGCGGGGGCGGCAGCCGCAGCGGCGGCGAGGCCGGTCTCGGCACCGTCCCCGGCTTCGGCCCCGGCGGCGAGCGGCGCTGGGCCCGCAAGTCCACCGCCCGCCTCTGA
- the mrdA gene encoding penicillin-binding protein 2, with protein sequence MTNTPESAGRSMRVTGRLLILQVLVLSLLATLGGRLWFLQVRNGRQYSQEAVSNHIRPLQVPAVRGQILDANGQPLADNTTKLVVTVSRTALLQQHDGGAAVLARLGQVLGMTPTEVHDKVRLCDAVTPQPCWNGSPYQPIPVTDAATTQQAMQILERREDFPGVTADPTAVRYYPAPHGANAAQMLGYLSPVTQDEINAATGPDGKSLYSASDQVGRAGLESVYDTALRGHPGVDNLEVDNLGRVTGSAGGTAPVPGDDVVTSIDARIQGIAEQQLQQALVTLRKTWDTVTDENFKADSGAVVVMDVHTGRVIAMASAPSYNPNVWSGGISDKDYAALTSAGSDFPLLNRATQGQSAPGSTFKVITTSGAINAGYTYDDKFPCTSAMTIGGRVFKNFEGENYGDIDISKALEVSCDTVFYNIAYQQWLKDGGTKPTHPADWLYKAATQFGLGKKTGIDLPGEVGGRVPDRSWHDLYYDEMKGIWCRQAASGKDDYTTQVAREDCADFATLRAGDEVNYAIGQGDTLVTPIQMARVYSALANGGTLYRPQIAKAVVTPTGKVVSNLPPVVQGHLPDTQRTLQYIDDATAGVITEGTAAWKFQGWPQNKIQLHAKTGTAEVVGKQTTSWFDTYTKDYAVVMTIAQGGTGSGGAGPAVRNIYNALYGVQANNSIDPKKALLPTPQTSLPTFQPDGSVIQPASLSVAVPGTYYHPGNGGGRPGDGVPGGATTALYALTPERRVGA encoded by the coding sequence ATGACCAACACCCCGGAGTCCGCAGGCCGCAGCATGCGGGTGACCGGACGCCTGCTGATCCTCCAGGTCCTCGTCCTGTCGCTGCTGGCCACCCTCGGCGGCCGGCTCTGGTTCCTCCAGGTCCGCAACGGGCGCCAGTACTCGCAGGAGGCCGTGTCCAACCACATCCGCCCGCTCCAGGTCCCGGCGGTGCGCGGGCAGATCCTGGACGCCAACGGCCAGCCGCTCGCCGACAACACCACCAAGCTGGTGGTCACCGTCAGCCGCACCGCCCTGCTCCAGCAGCACGACGGCGGCGCGGCGGTGCTGGCCCGGCTCGGCCAGGTCCTCGGGATGACCCCGACCGAGGTCCACGACAAGGTTCGGCTCTGCGACGCGGTCACCCCCCAGCCCTGCTGGAACGGTTCGCCCTACCAGCCGATCCCGGTCACCGACGCGGCCACCACCCAGCAGGCCATGCAGATCCTGGAGCGCCGCGAGGACTTCCCCGGCGTCACCGCCGATCCCACCGCCGTCCGCTACTACCCCGCGCCGCACGGCGCCAACGCGGCCCAGATGCTCGGCTACCTCTCCCCGGTCACCCAGGACGAGATCAACGCCGCCACCGGCCCCGACGGTAAGTCCCTCTACTCGGCCTCCGACCAGGTCGGCCGGGCCGGACTGGAGTCGGTGTACGACACCGCCCTGCGCGGCCACCCGGGCGTGGACAACCTCGAGGTGGACAACCTCGGCCGGGTCACCGGCAGCGCCGGCGGCACCGCGCCCGTCCCCGGCGACGACGTCGTGACCAGCATCGACGCCCGCATCCAGGGCATCGCCGAGCAGCAGTTGCAGCAGGCCCTCGTCACCCTGCGGAAGACCTGGGACACGGTCACCGACGAGAACTTCAAGGCCGACTCCGGCGCGGTCGTGGTCATGGACGTCCACACTGGCCGGGTCATCGCCATGGCCAGCGCCCCCAGCTACAACCCCAACGTCTGGTCCGGCGGCATCTCCGACAAGGACTACGCGGCGCTCACCAGCGCCGGTTCCGATTTCCCGCTGCTGAACCGGGCCACCCAGGGCCAGAGCGCCCCCGGCTCCACCTTCAAGGTGATCACCACCTCGGGCGCCATCAACGCCGGCTACACCTACGACGACAAGTTCCCCTGCACCTCGGCCATGACCATCGGCGGCCGGGTGTTCAAGAACTTCGAGGGCGAGAACTACGGCGACATCGACATCTCCAAGGCGCTGGAGGTCTCCTGCGACACGGTCTTCTACAACATCGCCTACCAGCAGTGGCTCAAGGACGGCGGAACCAAGCCCACCCACCCCGCCGACTGGCTGTACAAGGCCGCCACCCAGTTCGGGCTCGGCAAGAAGACCGGCATCGACCTGCCCGGCGAGGTCGGCGGACGCGTCCCCGACCGCTCCTGGCACGACCTGTACTACGACGAGATGAAGGGCATCTGGTGCCGGCAGGCGGCCAGCGGCAAGGACGACTACACGACCCAGGTCGCCCGCGAGGACTGCGCCGACTTCGCCACCCTGCGCGCCGGTGACGAGGTCAACTACGCCATCGGCCAGGGCGACACCCTGGTCACCCCGATCCAGATGGCCCGGGTCTACTCCGCCCTGGCCAACGGCGGCACCCTCTACCGCCCGCAGATCGCCAAGGCCGTGGTGACCCCCACCGGCAAGGTGGTCAGCAACCTGCCCCCGGTCGTCCAGGGCCATCTGCCGGACACCCAGCGCACCCTCCAGTACATCGACGACGCCACCGCCGGCGTCATCACCGAGGGCACCGCCGCCTGGAAGTTCCAGGGCTGGCCGCAGAACAAGATCCAGCTGCACGCCAAGACCGGTACCGCCGAGGTCGTCGGCAAGCAGACCACCTCCTGGTTCGACACCTACACCAAGGACTACGCCGTGGTGATGACCATCGCCCAGGGCGGCACCGGCTCCGGCGGCGCCGGCCCGGCCGTCCGCAACATCTACAACGCCCTGTACGGCGTCCAGGCCAACAACTCGATCGACCCGAAGAAGGCCCTGCTGCCCACCCCGCAGACCTCCCTGCCGACGTTCCAGCCCGACGGCAGCGTGATCCAGCCCGCCTCGCTCAGCGTCGCCGTCCCCGGCACCTACTACCACCCCGGCAACGGCGGCGGGCGCCCCGGAGACGGCGTCCCCGGCGGGGCCACCACCGCGCTGTACGCGCTCACCCCGGAACGGCGGGTCGGCGCGTGA
- the rodA gene encoding rod shape-determining protein RodA, with protein MSGLTTSYRSPRYAPRRGAVGRLLARDSPLRRMDWVLVAAAVALSGMGSLLVWSATRSRTDINHGDPQYFLVRHLVNLAIGMGLCGGVVLLGHHRLRTIVPFLYGFAVLGVLAVLSPLGSTVNGAHSWIVLGGGFSVQPSEFCKIAIILGMATLLSARVDAGEVDHPQGKAIVQALALAAVPIGVILLMPDLGSTMVMVVIILAVLLASGAPTRWLLGLIVVGGAGAAAVVELHLLKQYQIDRFAAFADPGLDPAGVGYNTAQARIAIGSGGLLGQGLFHGMQTTGQFVPEQQTDFVFTVAGEELGFLGAGLLIVLLGVVLWRACRIARDAGDLYSTIVAAGVVAWFGFQGFENIGMTLGIMPVAGIPLPFVSYGGSSMFAIWVGIGLLQSVKMQRITPS; from the coding sequence CTGAGCGGACTGACGACCAGCTACCGCAGCCCCCGCTACGCCCCCCGGCGCGGCGCGGTCGGCCGGCTGCTGGCCCGCGATTCGCCGCTGCGCCGGATGGACTGGGTGCTGGTCGCCGCCGCCGTCGCGCTGTCCGGCATGGGCTCGCTGCTGGTCTGGTCGGCCACCCGCAGCCGCACCGACATCAACCACGGCGATCCGCAGTACTTCCTGGTCCGGCACCTGGTGAACCTGGCCATCGGGATGGGCCTGTGCGGCGGCGTGGTGCTGCTCGGCCACCACCGGCTGCGCACCATCGTCCCGTTCCTGTACGGCTTCGCGGTGCTGGGCGTGCTGGCGGTGCTCAGCCCGCTCGGCTCGACCGTCAACGGCGCGCACTCCTGGATCGTGCTGGGCGGCGGCTTCTCGGTGCAGCCGTCCGAGTTCTGCAAGATCGCCATCATCCTCGGCATGGCGACGCTGCTGTCGGCCCGGGTGGACGCGGGCGAAGTGGACCACCCGCAGGGCAAGGCCATCGTGCAGGCGCTGGCGCTGGCGGCGGTGCCCATCGGGGTCATCCTGCTGATGCCCGACCTGGGCTCCACCATGGTCATGGTGGTGATCATCCTGGCGGTGCTGCTGGCCTCCGGCGCGCCCACCAGGTGGCTGCTGGGGCTGATCGTGGTCGGCGGCGCGGGCGCGGCCGCCGTGGTCGAGCTGCACCTGCTCAAGCAGTACCAGATCGACCGCTTCGCGGCCTTCGCCGATCCCGGCCTGGACCCGGCCGGCGTCGGCTACAACACCGCGCAGGCCCGGATCGCCATCGGCTCCGGCGGCCTGCTCGGCCAGGGCCTGTTCCACGGCATGCAGACCACCGGGCAGTTCGTCCCCGAGCAGCAGACCGACTTCGTCTTCACCGTCGCCGGGGAGGAGCTGGGCTTCCTCGGCGCCGGGCTGCTCATCGTGCTGCTCGGCGTGGTGCTGTGGCGGGCCTGCCGGATCGCCCGCGACGCCGGGGACCTCTACAGCACCATCGTGGCCGCCGGGGTCGTCGCCTGGTTCGGCTTCCAGGGCTTCGAGAACATCGGGATGACGCTGGGGATCATGCCGGTGGCGGGCATCCCGCTGCCGTTCGTGAGCTACGGCGGCTCGTCGATGTTCGCCATCTGGGTCGGCATCGGACTGCTGCAGTCGGTGAAGATGCAGCGGATCACGCCCTCGTGA
- a CDS encoding TIGR03960 family B12-binding radical SAM protein: MPVESVFPRLEALLPHVQKPIQYVGGELNSTVKDWDACDVRWALMYPDAYEVGLPNQGVMILYEVLNEREGVLAERTYSVWPDLEALMRQHRVPQFTVDAHRPVKDFDVFGLSFSTELGYTNMLTALDLAGIPLEAADRTLDHPIVLAGGHAAFNPEPIADFLDAAVVGDGEQAVLDITEVIRAWKAEGRPGADGRSPRDELLFRLARTGGVYVPKFYDVEYLADGRIGRVVPTISGVPWRVSKHTVMDLDEWPYPKQPLVPLAETVHERMSVEIFRGCTRGCRFCQAGMITRPVRERSITGIGEMVERGLKATGFEEVGLLSLSSADHTEIADIAKGLADRYEEDKVGLSLPSTRVDAFNIDLANELTRNGRRSGLTFAPEGGSERIRKVINKMVSEEDLIRTVAAAYGNGWRQVKLYFMVGLPTETDEDVLQIADMARNVIQKGREVTGQNDIRCTVSIGGFVPKPHTPFQWAPQLGVEETDARLHKLRDAIRNDRKYGRNIGFRYHDGKPGLVEGLLSRGDRRVGKVIRAVYEDGGRFDGWREHFSFDRWMRAAEKGFAGTGVDVSWYTTRERQYEEVLPWDHLDSGLDKDWLWEDWQDALEEVEVDDCRWTPCFDCGVCPQMDTQIQIGPTGVKLLPLAVVNK; the protein is encoded by the coding sequence ATGCCTGTCGAGTCGGTCTTCCCGCGCCTGGAGGCCCTCCTCCCGCACGTCCAGAAGCCGATCCAGTACGTCGGTGGCGAGCTGAACTCCACCGTCAAGGACTGGGACGCCTGCGATGTGCGCTGGGCCCTGATGTACCCGGACGCCTACGAGGTCGGGCTGCCCAACCAGGGCGTCATGATCCTGTACGAGGTGCTCAACGAGCGCGAGGGCGTGCTGGCCGAGCGCACCTACAGCGTCTGGCCGGACCTGGAGGCGCTCATGCGCCAACACCGGGTGCCGCAGTTCACCGTGGACGCCCACCGCCCGGTCAAGGACTTCGACGTCTTCGGCCTGAGCTTCTCCACCGAGCTGGGCTACACCAACATGCTGACCGCACTGGACCTCGCGGGCATCCCGCTCGAGGCCGCGGACCGCACCCTGGACCACCCGATCGTCCTGGCCGGCGGCCACGCCGCGTTCAACCCGGAGCCGATCGCCGACTTCCTGGACGCCGCCGTCGTCGGCGACGGCGAGCAGGCCGTCCTCGACATCACCGAGGTCATCCGCGCCTGGAAGGCCGAGGGCCGCCCCGGCGCGGACGGCCGCAGCCCCCGCGACGAGCTGCTGTTCCGGCTCGCCCGCACCGGCGGCGTGTACGTCCCCAAGTTCTACGACGTCGAGTACCTGGCCGACGGCCGCATCGGCCGGGTCGTGCCGACCATCTCCGGCGTGCCGTGGCGGGTCTCCAAGCACACCGTGATGGACCTGGACGAGTGGCCCTACCCGAAGCAGCCGCTGGTGCCGCTGGCGGAGACGGTGCACGAGCGGATGTCCGTGGAGATCTTCCGCGGCTGCACCCGGGGCTGCCGCTTCTGCCAGGCCGGAATGATCACCCGCCCGGTCCGCGAGCGCTCCATCACCGGCATCGGCGAGATGGTCGAGCGCGGGCTGAAGGCCACCGGCTTCGAGGAGGTCGGCCTGCTGTCGCTGTCCTCCGCCGACCACACCGAGATCGCGGACATCGCCAAGGGCCTCGCCGACCGCTACGAGGAGGACAAGGTGGGCCTGTCCCTCCCGTCCACCCGCGTCGACGCCTTCAACATCGACCTCGCCAACGAGCTCACCCGCAACGGCCGCCGCTCCGGCCTCACCTTCGCCCCCGAGGGCGGCAGCGAGCGCATCCGCAAGGTGATCAACAAGATGGTGTCCGAGGAGGACCTCATCCGCACCGTCGCCGCCGCGTACGGCAACGGCTGGCGCCAGGTGAAGCTGTACTTCATGGTCGGCCTCCCCACCGAGACCGACGAGGACGTCCTGCAGATCGCCGACATGGCGCGGAACGTCATCCAGAAGGGCCGCGAGGTCACCGGCCAGAACGACATCCGCTGCACGGTCTCGATCGGCGGATTCGTCCCCAAGCCGCACACGCCCTTCCAGTGGGCCCCGCAGCTCGGCGTGGAGGAGACCGACGCCCGGCTGCACAAGCTCCGCGACGCGATCCGCAACGACCGCAAGTACGGCCGCAACATCGGCTTCCGCTACCACGACGGCAAGCCCGGCCTGGTCGAGGGCCTGCTGTCGCGCGGCGACCGCCGCGTCGGCAAGGTCATCCGCGCGGTCTACGAGGACGGCGGCCGCTTCGACGGCTGGCGCGAGCACTTCTCCTTCGACCGCTGGATGCGCGCCGCCGAGAAGGGCTTCGCCGGGACCGGCGTGGACGTCTCCTGGTACACCACCCGCGAGCGCCAGTACGAGGAGGTCCTGCCCTGGGACCACCTGGACTCCGGCCTCGACAAGGACTGGCTCTGGGAGGACTGGCAGGACGCCCTCGAGGAGGTCGAGGTCGACGACTGCCGCTGGACCCCGTGCTTCGACTGCGGCGTCTGCCCGCAGATGGACACCCAGATCCAGATCGGCCCCACCGGCGTCAAGCTCCTCC